gccatgtttttttttttccttcctccaggTAAGTCTTTGTGAATTTGACTGGGTGGATTATTACAAAGTGAAAAACTCTCCTTCCCACCAAAGGTCTCCCCTCCTGGGACAACAGTCATTTCTGCTGTTAGGCCAAGCTCTCTGAGTGTGCACCCTCATATTGATCAATGTTTGTGATGATACGTGCGCAGGTTCGAATGCATTTAACTCTTGTGGGATCTGTTATGTCTGCTTCAGGGTCGACCCTATCCCATATGACACTCCAAAACCAGCGGGCCACACACGGTTTGTCTGCGTCTCCGACACACACTCCAGAACAGATGGCATCCAGATGCCTTATGGGGACATCCTTCTCCACACAGGCGATTTCACCGAGCTGGGACTGCCCTCAGAGGTTAAGAAGTTTAATGACTGGTTAGGTAAGGAATTATTACGTTCTGGTGACCCCAATTAACCTTTCCCATCTAAGTGTCACTCACTGTGTCCTAATTGAATTAGAGCCCTTGGAAGCTAGCTCATCTACTTCTCTTATGATATGCAGTGGTGTCTAGCTTGGATCTAATTCTGTTAATTAAAGATGAATTTTTAGATATTTAACTGTCTGATGTATCATGCGGTGATGGGGCTTTCATGCCTGTGGgacaaagggaaggaaaggttTGTTGCCCATCTCATGGTACCCGTGCCTCCCGAATGAGTGCTTGATAGCACGAGGAAGACgatattttttattgattgtttgGAAATGGATTGTCTCTGCAGATGTGCTCAGagtgagaggaaataaaaatgtataaatgaaCTGTGAGTGAGAGAGAACATTTCTAAGAAATGCAAATAGTGTCAAACTTGATAAATGGTGCAGAGCCCAGTGCCATTGTGAACAGCAAGACAATGGCTTGGGCCAAGGGTTTGTTTTCCGGAGAGTGTCGGTGAAGCCTCAGGGTAGAGTAGGTCTATGGCGAAACTTACCATTTACCTCTAGAGTGACCAAAGTGCAGGGAAACCCACCATGGTGTTTGCTGAATTAATACAAGTCCCCAAAGTGTCAATAAAGACCATCAGAAAAGGGTCacgaagaacatgaatcatggagccagggaaaaatattctaaattaattaattgaattagaaattttaaataaataaaagaaagaaaagggttgTGAAATGCAATGGATTCTTTTTTGGTCCTTTGCCCAACATTGCCTTCATGAGGAAATTACAGGCTCAATTGTCTCCTAAACTGGTGGAATAATAACAGTTTCTGACCTTAAGGAGTTGACAGTCTAGTATGAGGGAAACCAAAGGGACACAAATAACCACAATACAAATTAGAGTATGGTAAACACATGAGaaacaacaacagtaataataagTGATATCTATATAGGGCTTTTTGAAAGTATATAAAGAGGGAAGCTAgctagctcaatggattgagagccagacctggaaccaggaggtcctggtttaaatctggtctcagatacttcctagttgtgtgaccctgggcaagtcacttaacctcttattcctggcccttaccattcttctgccttggaaccaatacacagtattgattttaagacagtaggtgagagtttttttttttaattaaaaaagaaaaagaaagtatataaagctttttttcctatataatctcatttaatctcaCTTGAGCTTCATACCAATCCTTCCTGGTAACTGCaggtattatttatattttacagatgaggaaatagaagaccAGAAAATTAGATGACTTacccagaggcacacagctagtatcagagATGAGTTTTCAAACTCTCCCTCAGTCCAAGTCCAGCCTTCTGAGACATCTAAAGAAAGGAAGGACCTGTCCTTTAGATATTCCTCAAGACATGTTAGCCCTCCAGTGTGGCTGTCCTCACACAGTGAATATCGTCACAACCCCAGTGCCCGCTAACAATGATGCCAAAATTTAGGGCTTAAATTCCGTTTTTGCTTAGATTATCCAGATAATTGCTGGAATATGCAGGTATCCACCTCCTTGCCCCCTCTGCAATGTGGTTTGATAGTCTTAAGCACACGTccacacacatatgtacaaagGTCAGAGGGGTAGTATGTCAGTGTCAAGAGAGAACgtaccttggagtcaggaagatgtgggttcaagttcAACCTTGTATACATTTTGGCCATGTAAACCCATAAAACTTGTTCAATTTAGCTGCTCTGGCATCTTTTTAAGGTTGTAATTTGACGACAGATTTTCttacaccaataaaatcatagattttttcACCAAATATGCACCTCCCCACACTTCTAGCTTTGTTTCTCtctgatatatatgtatagaggtgtgtatataat
This DNA window, taken from Monodelphis domestica isolate mMonDom1 chromosome 6, mMonDom1.pri, whole genome shotgun sequence, encodes the following:
- the LOC100030965 gene encoding metallophosphoesterase MPPED2 isoform X2, which gives rise to MAHGIPSQGKVTITVDEYSSNPTQAFTHYNINQSRFQPPHVHMVDPIPYDTPKPAGHTRFVCVSDTHSRTDGIQMPYGDILLHTGDFTELGLPSEVKKFNDWLDEEIEDQKIR
- the LOC100030965 gene encoding metallophosphoesterase MPPED2 isoform X1, giving the protein MAHGIPSQGKVTITVDEYSSNPTQAFTHYNINQSRFQPPHVHMVDPIPYDTPKPAGHTRFVCVSDTHSRTDGIQMPYGDILLHTGDFTELGLPSEVKKFNDWLDLVSHCKYGRNPNA